From Chitinophagales bacterium, the proteins below share one genomic window:
- a CDS encoding VCBS repeat-containing protein, whose protein sequence is MKKIASVLLILLFAIRVSSGQEIIKGVTNTVSLVKKSAKLPSIKNKDGSTIVLSYKEPDGLKVMMGKNGKNFPLCDPFPNALMVQVAEADIDNDGKLEILVGARTSAESVEIKIYKKPEFETLYKIWSSFTGVQSFEFPGDGTVKLYDMNGKSGLFKISAEGKLTEI, encoded by the coding sequence ATGAAAAAAATTGCGTCCGTATTGCTCATACTGCTATTCGCCATCCGTGTTTCATCAGGACAAGAGATCATTAAAGGTGTCACCAATACCGTTTCACTTGTCAAAAAAAGCGCTAAGCTGCCGTCCATTAAAAACAAGGATGGCTCCACCATTGTACTCTCCTATAAAGAGCCCGACGGATTAAAAGTTATGATGGGCAAAAACGGGAAAAATTTTCCACTATGCGATCCCTTTCCCAATGCACTGATGGTGCAGGTGGCGGAAGCCGATATTGATAATGATGGCAAGCTGGAAATTCTCGTTGGTGCACGCACCTCTGCCGAATCAGTAGAAATAAAAATCTATAAAAAGCCTGAATTTGAAACGCTCTATAAGATCTGGTCATCATTCACCGGAGTGCAGTCGTTTGAATTTCCGGGCGATGGTACCGTAAAACTTTATGATATGAATGGCAAGTCAGGCTTATTTAAGATTAGTGCCGAGGGTAAGCTGACGGAGATATAG
- a CDS encoding AraC family transcriptional regulator: MKNSRAKIPQLALLSGDKPVNFLCKTMQQVEEEENEHLHIPHRHHYYTIIWIEKAAGTHHIDFKSYPVRNQTIYFIGPEQVHLLQIKPHPKGRVFLFTPEFLEIHGIPPQFLSGLGLFFACDEFTPIRLKQSQIPLLKNYADQIFLESEKDEYLQQEAIATWLKLFLIACKRSKAEMAALDAPPQNARSKTVREFKSLLEKKFAAQHKVHYYASELHLTPNYLNEVLRQETGQSAKDLIQNRIILEARRLATYSENSLKETAYQLGFDDPSHFSKFFRNCTRTGYSNFRQQIRKIYL; this comes from the coding sequence ATGAAAAATTCCCGTGCTAAAATTCCGCAGCTGGCACTTCTATCCGGCGATAAGCCGGTAAATTTTTTATGCAAGACCATGCAGCAGGTTGAGGAGGAAGAAAATGAGCACCTTCATATTCCGCACCGGCATCATTACTATACGATCATCTGGATTGAAAAAGCAGCAGGCACGCACCATATTGATTTCAAGTCGTATCCCGTACGCAATCAAACGATCTACTTTATCGGGCCTGAACAGGTTCATCTGCTGCAGATAAAACCGCATCCGAAAGGAAGAGTGTTTCTTTTTACGCCTGAATTCCTTGAAATCCATGGCATTCCGCCGCAATTTCTTTCCGGGCTGGGATTGTTTTTTGCCTGTGATGAATTCACGCCAATCCGGTTGAAGCAGTCGCAAATTCCACTACTGAAAAACTATGCAGATCAGATCTTCCTTGAATCTGAAAAGGATGAATACCTGCAACAGGAAGCCATCGCCACCTGGTTAAAACTTTTTCTGATTGCCTGTAAACGCTCGAAAGCTGAGATGGCTGCTTTGGATGCGCCTCCGCAAAATGCAAGGTCAAAGACAGTGAGGGAATTCAAAAGCCTGCTGGAGAAAAAATTTGCAGCGCAGCACAAAGTGCACTACTATGCAAGTGAACTCCACCTTACACCCAACTATCTCAATGAAGTGCTCCGGCAGGAAACCGGACAATCCGCCAAAGACCTGATTCAAAACCGTATTATACTGGAAGCCAGGCGGCTGGCCACCTACTCGGAAAACTCTTTAAAGGAAACAGCCTATCAGCTGGGCTTCGATGATCCTTCTCATTTCAGCAAGTTTTTCCGGAATTGCACCAGGACCGGCTATAGCAATTTCAGGCAGCAAATCCGTAAAATATACCTGTAA
- a CDS encoding deoxyribonuclease IV, whose protein sequence is MNLLLGVHCSVAGGLENAFTEAEHLGIDTFQIFTRNQRQWKAKPVTEVEQLHFCQAFRVSKVKSVFSHCSYLINLAAADDSAHAKAVDALTEEVIRCTQLGLSFCVLHPGAAGSQSLEAAMLRIAKGLQQVIESTPDSQVKIALENTAAQGSSVGGTFENLQFIAAEVSSPRIGFCLDTCHAFAAGFDIRTKNGIEDSITSFDKTCSLEKLCAFHLNDSKGDLGSHLDRHEHIGKGRLGLIPFQYIMRNFHHIPKVIETPKEDQWDEKNLKLLRKLAG, encoded by the coding sequence ATGAATTTGCTGCTTGGAGTGCATTGTTCAGTTGCAGGAGGCCTGGAAAATGCCTTTACAGAAGCGGAACACCTGGGGATTGATACGTTCCAGATATTTACCCGCAACCAAAGGCAATGGAAAGCCAAACCGGTCACGGAAGTGGAGCAACTGCACTTTTGCCAGGCTTTCAGGGTATCAAAAGTAAAATCAGTCTTCTCGCATTGTTCCTACCTCATAAACCTTGCAGCCGCGGATGACAGTGCCCATGCAAAAGCAGTCGATGCACTTACAGAAGAAGTAATCCGCTGTACGCAACTTGGCCTTTCCTTTTGTGTATTGCATCCGGGCGCAGCAGGATCGCAATCATTGGAAGCAGCGATGCTGCGCATTGCCAAAGGACTTCAGCAGGTAATTGAAAGCACACCCGACAGCCAGGTAAAGATTGCGCTGGAAAACACGGCTGCACAAGGCAGCAGTGTGGGAGGAACTTTCGAAAATTTGCAATTTATTGCAGCTGAAGTCTCCAGCCCGCGTATAGGCTTTTGCCTGGATACCTGCCATGCCTTTGCTGCGGGTTTTGATATCAGGACTAAAAACGGCATAGAAGACTCCATCACTTCTTTTGATAAAACCTGCAGCCTTGAAAAATTGTGCGCCTTTCATCTGAACGATAGCAAAGGAGATCTTGGCTCACATCTCGATCGTCATGAACATATAGGCAAAGGCAGGTTGGGATTGATCCCGTTTCAATATATCATGAGAAATTTCCATCATATACCGAAGGTGATTGAAACACCAAAAGAGGATCAGTGGGATGAGAAGAATTTAAAGCTGTTGCGGAAACTCGCCGGTTGA
- a CDS encoding tryptophanase yields MTKTIIEPFRIKTVEPITLTTKSQRQRLLSSAHYNPFLLHSKDVIIDLLTDSGTSAMSIHQWAGIMLGDESYAGAGSWLKLQQSIHDLTGMPHILPTHQGRAAERILYGQLGGKGKIFIANTHFDTTRANIEFTGATAIDCLTPEAKDLNSEFHFKGNLDTDQLKKLIRQHGRKNIAAIILTVTNNTGGGQPVSMSNAMEVRKICDEHGLMLVLDMCRIAENSYFIHHFEKGYSAQSYEDIARLMCRLADACVMSAKKDGLANMGGFLAIKDDKVATACTNLLIITEGFTTYGGLSGRDMEAIAVGLKEVFEPGYLKYRIESTKYLGNHLYEKGIPLMHPIGGHAVYIDAKEFYHHIPVEQYPGQALVCELFLAGGIRCVEIGSVMFGKYNTKGKLVPATQELVRLAIPRRVYTQSHIDYVIEVFDEVYKNRSHARGLRITYEPKFLRHFTAEFERM; encoded by the coding sequence ATGACGAAAACAATCATTGAACCATTCAGAATCAAAACCGTAGAGCCGATTACACTTACCACCAAATCGCAACGGCAGCGGTTGCTTTCATCGGCACATTACAATCCTTTCCTCCTTCATTCAAAAGATGTAATCATTGACCTGCTTACTGACAGCGGCACGTCTGCAATGAGCATCCACCAGTGGGCAGGCATCATGCTGGGCGATGAATCTTATGCCGGAGCGGGCAGCTGGCTGAAACTGCAACAGTCGATTCATGACCTAACCGGCATGCCGCATATACTTCCCACCCATCAGGGCAGGGCGGCAGAGCGGATTCTCTACGGTCAGCTTGGTGGTAAAGGAAAGATCTTTATTGCCAACACGCATTTTGATACAACACGCGCCAATATTGAATTTACCGGTGCCACTGCCATCGATTGCCTCACACCGGAGGCAAAAGATCTTAATTCGGAATTTCATTTCAAGGGTAATCTTGACACGGATCAGCTTAAAAAACTGATCAGGCAGCATGGCAGGAAAAACATTGCTGCCATAATTCTCACCGTCACGAATAATACGGGTGGCGGTCAACCGGTTTCCATGAGTAATGCCATGGAAGTGAGAAAAATCTGTGATGAACACGGATTAATGCTGGTGCTTGATATGTGCCGTATTGCCGAAAACAGCTACTTCATACATCACTTTGAAAAAGGATATTCGGCCCAATCCTATGAAGATATAGCACGGCTGATGTGTCGCCTTGCCGATGCCTGTGTGATGAGCGCCAAAAAGGACGGGCTCGCCAACATGGGTGGATTCCTTGCCATCAAAGATGATAAGGTGGCAACCGCTTGCACAAACCTGCTGATCATTACAGAAGGTTTCACGACGTATGGCGGACTTTCGGGCCGCGATATGGAAGCTATAGCTGTTGGGCTGAAAGAAGTTTTTGAACCCGGCTATCTGAAATACAGGATTGAAAGCACGAAGTACCTTGGCAACCATTTATATGAGAAAGGAATACCATTGATGCATCCGATCGGCGGACATGCCGTATATATTGATGCCAAAGAGTTCTATCATCATATTCCTGTTGAACAATACCCGGGGCAGGCACTCGTGTGTGAATTATTTCTTGCAGGTGGCATCCGGTGCGTGGAAATCGGCAGTGTTATGTTTGGCAAGTACAATACAAAAGGAAAATTAGTGCCTGCCACGCAGGAACTTGTCAGGCTGGCAATTCCCAGAAGAGTGTATACACAAAGTCATATTGATTATGTAATTGAAGTGTTTGATGAAGTTTACAAAAACAGGAGCCATGCCAGGGGCTTGCGTATCACCTATGAACCGAAGTTCCTGCGACATTTCACAGCGGAATTCGAAAGAATGTGA
- a CDS encoding YceI family protein, giving the protein MATVKWALDTSHSQLQFKVRHMMLTTVTGEFKKFDIQVDTEGNDFGTAKINVSVDIDSITSGAEQRDVHLKSDDFFNAEKFPQMTFKGESLMHVGDDHWILNGDLTIRDITKKVSFEVLYMGMIDDPWGNKKVGFEVNGKVQRKEFGLLWNVVTEAGGVVASDDVRIHGNVQFIRQKEA; this is encoded by the coding sequence ATGGCAACAGTTAAATGGGCCCTTGATACTTCCCACTCTCAACTCCAGTTTAAAGTAAGGCACATGATGCTTACTACGGTGACCGGCGAATTCAAAAAGTTCGATATACAGGTGGATACCGAAGGCAATGATTTCGGAACAGCGAAGATTAACGTCAGCGTCGACATCGACTCCATCACTTCCGGCGCCGAACAACGTGATGTTCATCTTAAATCAGATGATTTCTTTAATGCGGAAAAATTCCCGCAGATGACCTTTAAAGGTGAGTCGCTGATGCATGTCGGAGATGATCACTGGATTCTGAACGGAGATCTCACCATCCGCGACATCACGAAAAAAGTATCTTTTGAAGTTCTTTACATGGGCATGATTGATGACCCATGGGGCAACAAGAAGGTAGGATTTGAAGTGAATGGTAAAGTGCAGCGCAAAGAGTTTGGGCTCTTATGGAACGTTGTGACGGAAGCCGGTGGTGTGGTGGCAAGTGATGATGTGCGCATACATGGCAATGTGCAATTCATCAGGCAGAAAGAGGCATAA
- the gltX gene encoding glutamate--tRNA ligase produces the protein MSVRVRFAPSPTGPLHIGGVRTALYNFLFARQHQGTFIIRVEDTDQNRLVKGAEDYMLEALSWCGLVADEGPVSGGPFGPYRQSERKHLYYPFAEQLIASGHAYYAFDTAAELEAMRERLKAAGSSSLQYDAVTRDAMINSLTLSAAEVKQRLERGDHYVIRIKMPANEELRFNDLIRGEIAVNTSQLDDKVLFKSDGMPTYHLANVVDDYLMKITHVIRGEEWLPSAPLHYLLYRFFGWEEQRPAFAHLPLILRPDGNGKLSKRDGDRLGFPVFPINWQDPSSGEHSLGFRERGFFPDAFTNMLALLGWASPGNREVMTLDELINDFSVERIHKAGAKFDFEKAKWFNHEYMKQKSGRELSAYIQPELENHKISVSQAYVESVCEVIRMRCTLINELWQQAAVFFIPPGEFDLQVVKSKWNNQVAGNLELLEQELAKQSDFSMQSTDAFLQAFLKQNNLKGGDLLPVLRVMLIGTKNGPAVFEIVSLLGREETITRMRKAVVKFDELLTIV, from the coding sequence ATGTCTGTAAGAGTAAGGTTTGCGCCAAGTCCTACAGGGCCACTGCATATCGGTGGCGTTCGCACTGCTTTGTATAATTTTCTTTTTGCCAGGCAACATCAGGGCACCTTTATTATCCGCGTGGAGGACACTGATCAGAATCGACTTGTTAAAGGAGCGGAGGATTATATGCTGGAGGCACTAAGTTGGTGCGGCCTTGTGGCAGATGAAGGACCGGTCAGCGGCGGCCCATTTGGACCTTACAGGCAATCGGAGCGAAAGCATCTGTATTACCCGTTTGCCGAACAGCTGATAGCATCAGGGCATGCCTACTATGCATTCGACACTGCAGCAGAACTTGAAGCCATGCGGGAGCGATTGAAAGCTGCCGGCAGTTCCTCCTTGCAGTACGATGCTGTTACACGCGATGCCATGATAAATTCACTGACATTGTCTGCGGCAGAGGTTAAGCAGCGCCTGGAGCGCGGGGATCATTATGTGATTCGCATTAAGATGCCCGCCAATGAAGAACTCCGGTTCAATGACCTGATCCGGGGCGAGATCGCTGTGAATACAAGCCAGTTGGATGATAAGGTGCTGTTTAAAAGCGATGGCATGCCTACTTATCACCTGGCAAACGTGGTGGATGACTATCTGATGAAAATTACACATGTTATTCGGGGAGAAGAATGGTTGCCGTCGGCTCCTTTGCATTACCTCCTTTACCGTTTTTTTGGATGGGAAGAACAGCGTCCGGCCTTCGCTCACCTGCCATTGATTTTGCGACCTGATGGAAATGGCAAGCTAAGCAAACGAGATGGTGACAGACTGGGATTTCCAGTGTTTCCGATCAACTGGCAGGATCCTTCATCCGGTGAGCACTCATTGGGTTTTCGTGAGCGCGGATTTTTTCCGGATGCTTTTACCAATATGCTGGCATTGCTTGGCTGGGCATCACCCGGAAACAGGGAAGTGATGACACTTGATGAACTGATCAATGACTTTTCTGTTGAGCGCATTCATAAGGCGGGGGCAAAATTTGATTTTGAGAAAGCGAAGTGGTTCAATCATGAATACATGAAACAGAAATCCGGCCGCGAACTGTCTGCTTATATACAGCCGGAACTGGAAAATCATAAGATATCCGTTTCACAGGCTTATGTTGAAAGTGTATGTGAGGTGATCAGAATGCGATGCACCCTGATAAATGAGCTGTGGCAGCAGGCGGCAGTGTTTTTTATTCCGCCCGGCGAATTTGATCTGCAGGTTGTGAAATCAAAATGGAATAATCAGGTAGCCGGAAACCTTGAATTATTAGAGCAGGAACTGGCGAAACAAAGCGATTTCTCCATGCAATCTACAGACGCTTTTTTGCAAGCTTTCTTAAAACAAAATAACCTGAAAGGGGGCGACCTGTTACCCGTTTTAAGAGTCATGTTAATCGGAACAAAAAATGGCCCGGCCGTATTTGAGATTGTATCATTACTCGGCAGGGAAGAAACGATCACAAGAATGAGGAAGGCTGTAGTAAAATTTGATGAACTGCTGACTATCGTTTAA
- a CDS encoding enoyl-CoA hydratase/isomerase family protein, giving the protein MIFKHLLTEMKDGVLIITINRPEKLNALNREVIDELDTLFTDVYDKDAILGVIITGAGTKAFVAGADISEFTSLTPEQAKAMSANGHRVFNKIEASPKPVVAAVNGFALGGGCELAMACHFRIASENAKFGQPEINLGLIPGYGGTQRLIRYIGKAKGLELLLTADMISAAEALQFGLVNYVVAQSELMQKCSAILSKIITKSPLVIDQLIACANAYYSKEEDGFELEIDEFSKCINTEDFKEGTAAFLEKRSPVFKGK; this is encoded by the coding sequence ATGATATTCAAACATTTGCTTACAGAAATGAAGGATGGTGTGCTCATTATCACTATCAACAGGCCTGAGAAATTAAATGCACTTAACCGCGAGGTGATTGATGAACTTGATACATTGTTTACTGATGTGTATGACAAGGATGCTATCCTTGGCGTGATCATAACCGGAGCAGGTACCAAAGCGTTTGTGGCCGGTGCCGATATCTCGGAGTTCACTTCACTCACCCCTGAACAGGCTAAGGCGATGTCTGCCAATGGGCACCGTGTTTTTAATAAAATAGAAGCCTCCCCCAAACCTGTTGTGGCAGCCGTTAACGGTTTCGCATTGGGTGGTGGCTGTGAACTGGCTATGGCTTGCCATTTCCGGATTGCCAGTGAGAATGCGAAGTTCGGTCAGCCTGAAATCAACCTCGGACTGATTCCGGGATATGGCGGCACGCAAAGGTTGATCCGTTATATTGGGAAGGCGAAGGGTTTGGAATTGCTCCTTACAGCCGACATGATTTCGGCAGCGGAAGCATTGCAATTCGGATTAGTGAACTATGTGGTAGCACAGTCTGAATTAATGCAAAAGTGCAGTGCAATACTCAGCAAAATAATTACAAAATCACCGTTGGTAATCGATCAGTTGATTGCCTGTGCTAACGCTTACTACAGCAAAGAGGAAGATGGTTTTGAACTGGAGATTGACGAATTTTCCAAATGTATCAATACCGAAGATTTCAAAGAGGGAACAGCGGCATTTCTGGAAAAACGGTCTCCTGTGTTTAAAGGGAAATAA
- a CDS encoding polysaccharide deacetylase family protein yields MYFIKTPEILKRLYPRQVWSYPETQQKLYLTFDDGPTPTITDWTLKELKKFGAKATFFLVGQNAERYPEIISTIKKDGHAIGNHTYKHLNGWSTSTNTYIKDILKCNEIVSSRLFRPPYGRITKSQTSIMLNRYKVIMWDVLSGDFDRTITKERCLKNVLENTQPGSIIVFHDSVKAADRMQYALPRVLEYYSERNFSFAPLIVN; encoded by the coding sequence ATGTATTTTATCAAAACGCCTGAGATACTTAAACGTCTGTATCCGCGGCAGGTATGGAGTTATCCGGAAACACAACAGAAGCTTTACCTGACTTTCGATGATGGCCCTACACCTACTATTACAGATTGGACCCTGAAGGAATTGAAGAAATTTGGCGCTAAAGCCACCTTTTTCCTCGTCGGACAAAATGCGGAACGTTACCCCGAGATCATTTCGACGATTAAAAAAGATGGGCATGCTATCGGAAATCACACCTATAAGCATTTGAATGGCTGGTCAACCAGCACCAATACTTATATTAAAGATATTCTTAAATGTAACGAAATCGTTTCGAGCCGGCTATTCAGGCCTCCTTACGGTCGCATCACCAAGTCGCAGACAAGCATTATGCTGAACCGTTATAAAGTGATCATGTGGGATGTATTGAGCGGCGATTTCGACCGCACTATCACCAAAGAACGGTGCCTGAAAAATGTGCTGGAGAATACGCAGCCGGGTTCTATCATCGTGTTTCATGATAGTGTGAAAGCGGCTGACCGCATGCAATATGCATTGCCGCGTGTGCTGGAGTATTATTCAGAGAGAAACTTCTCCTTCGCTCCCTTAATTGTGAACTGA
- a CDS encoding cobalamin B12-binding domain-containing protein, protein MSTHHADRPVRVLVAKVGLDGHDRGAKVIASSLRDAGMEVIYTGLRQTPEMVVNAALQEDVDVIGISILSGAHMTVFPKIINLMKGKEMHDVLLTGGGIIPEEDMNALHEMGVGKLFPPGTSTQEISGYIKDWVKSHRDF, encoded by the coding sequence ATGTCAACTCATCATGCAGATCGCCCGGTAAGGGTGCTGGTTGCCAAGGTTGGTCTTGACGGCCATGATCGCGGCGCAAAGGTTATCGCATCTTCCTTGCGTGATGCTGGCATGGAGGTGATTTATACCGGTTTAAGACAGACGCCAGAAATGGTGGTCAATGCGGCCCTGCAGGAGGATGTGGATGTTATTGGTATCTCTATTCTTTCAGGCGCTCATATGACCGTATTTCCAAAAATCATTAACCTGATGAAGGGAAAGGAAATGCATGATGTGTTGCTGACCGGCGGAGGCATTATACCGGAAGAAGACATGAATGCTTTGCATGAAATGGGAGTAGGTAAGTTGTTTCCTCCGGGCACTTCCACGCAGGAAATCTCCGGATACATTAAAGATTGGGTGAAAAGCCATCGTGATTTCTGA
- a CDS encoding DUF3575 domain-containing protein → MKRLIFLLLTFLYFGTQIANAQMETVPSPVIKNRVIKMDFFSPLTGNITFGYEQVLANNITLEGNLGIIGISLIEDGNHAKGLFIKAGPRLYFAPDYLLDGMKRYNDFQGAYFKPEFIYSGFGFDYDNYNSQNGTYTTERGTNNSIALMLNLGKQWVLARIVTLDLHAGAGYGTSFYHYDTTAPSYGYPDSFDESHKYSHIQVPEIPLTFAAGFDIGILLK, encoded by the coding sequence ATGAAAAGATTAATCTTCCTGCTGCTGACTTTCCTGTACTTCGGAACTCAGATTGCGAATGCACAGATGGAAACGGTTCCTTCTCCGGTAATAAAAAACAGAGTCATTAAAATGGATTTTTTTTCTCCCCTAACAGGAAATATCACCTTTGGTTATGAGCAGGTACTGGCCAATAATATCACACTGGAAGGTAACCTGGGGATCATAGGCATCAGTCTTATTGAAGATGGGAACCACGCCAAAGGACTGTTCATCAAAGCAGGCCCGCGGCTTTATTTCGCCCCTGATTATCTCCTGGATGGAATGAAGCGTTATAACGATTTTCAGGGCGCCTATTTTAAGCCGGAGTTTATTTACAGTGGTTTCGGCTTTGATTACGATAACTATAATTCGCAGAATGGTACTTACACTACGGAACGTGGTACCAACAACTCCATCGCACTGATGCTGAATCTGGGAAAGCAGTGGGTGCTGGCGAGAATAGTTACCCTCGATTTGCATGCAGGTGCGGGCTATGGCACTTCCTTCTATCATTATGACACCACTGCACCTTCCTATGGATACCCTGATTCATTTGATGAAAGCCATAAATACAGCCATATTCAAGTGCCGGAAATTCCCCTGACGTTTGCTGCAGGTTTTGATATTGGAATATTGCTTAAATAA
- a CDS encoding pirin family protein, with translation MATIILHEAGTRGHANHGWLDSHHTFSFAGYQNAERIHFGALRVMNDDIVKAGTGFGKHPHDNMEIVSIPLKGALEHRDTTGRHAIIRSGDVQIMSAGSGIAHSEMNASKSEDVNFLQIWVFPKLRDIAPRYGQLTFDAAGRVNNWQVVVSPEETPERLWINQDAWFVLGDWDKGRETTYSIHKKGNGVYVFNISGGVTVNGQLLKARDGAGISGVEEIAIQVQEKAQLLMIEVPMKF, from the coding sequence ATGGCAACAATCATTCTTCATGAAGCCGGTACACGCGGCCATGCAAACCACGGCTGGCTTGATTCTCACCACACTTTCAGCTTTGCCGGCTATCAAAATGCAGAACGTATTCATTTCGGCGCACTTCGCGTGATGAACGATGACATCGTAAAAGCTGGCACCGGATTCGGAAAGCACCCTCATGATAATATGGAGATCGTTTCCATTCCGCTGAAAGGTGCGCTGGAACACCGTGATACGACGGGCAGGCATGCCATTATCCGCTCAGGCGATGTACAGATCATGAGTGCCGGCTCGGGCATTGCTCATTCAGAAATGAATGCATCAAAATCGGAAGATGTGAACTTCCTGCAGATTTGGGTGTTTCCTAAGCTCCGTGATATTGCACCACGTTACGGTCAGCTGACGTTTGATGCAGCCGGCAGGGTGAATAACTGGCAGGTAGTGGTTTCGCCAGAAGAAACCCCGGAAAGGCTATGGATAAACCAGGATGCCTGGTTTGTGCTGGGCGACTGGGACAAGGGAAGAGAAACCACTTACAGCATCCATAAAAAGGGCAATGGCGTTTATGTATTTAACATCAGCGGAGGGGTAACAGTGAACGGACAGTTGTTGAAGGCACGGGATGGGGCAGGCATCAGCGGTGTTGAGGAAATTGCAATACAGGTACAGGAAAAGGCACAACTGCTGATGATAGAAGTGCCGATGAAGTTCTAA
- a CDS encoding TatD family hydrolase, with product MVDTHCHLYLPEFDADHEAMMQRAFDKNIDTFLLPNVEAATIPSMLNLVEKYPHSCFPMMGLHPCSVKENWKEEVAAIHEYLFDRPSIKFYGIGETGLDYYWSKEFLSQQKENFQLHIDWAKELSLPVIIHSRESTDDCIEMIRKNKSERLRGIFHCFSGNAEQATQITGLGFYLGIGGVVTFKNGGLDSVLNMIELDYIVLETDAPYLAPVPHRGKRNESSYLPLIAEKIAAIKKVSADEVAAITTSNAKHLFMY from the coding sequence ATGGTAGATACCCATTGTCACCTTTACCTTCCGGAATTTGATGCAGACCATGAAGCCATGATGCAAAGAGCATTTGATAAAAACATTGATACCTTCTTGCTTCCGAATGTAGAAGCAGCCACTATTCCAAGCATGCTTAACCTGGTGGAAAAATATCCGCATTCATGCTTTCCGATGATGGGCCTGCATCCTTGTTCAGTTAAAGAAAACTGGAAAGAGGAAGTCGCCGCTATTCACGAGTACCTGTTTGACAGGCCTTCAATCAAATTTTATGGCATTGGCGAAACAGGCCTCGACTATTACTGGTCTAAAGAATTCCTATCACAACAAAAGGAGAATTTTCAACTGCATATTGATTGGGCAAAAGAGCTTTCACTGCCTGTCATTATTCACAGCCGCGAATCGACGGATGATTGCATTGAGATGATTCGCAAAAACAAATCTGAAAGACTGCGCGGCATCTTTCATTGTTTCTCCGGCAATGCTGAACAGGCAACGCAGATCACCGGGCTTGGGTTTTACCTGGGAATTGGCGGTGTTGTAACATTTAAGAACGGAGGACTCGACAGCGTATTGAACATGATTGAGCTTGATTACATTGTGCTGGAAACAGATGCTCCTTATCTCGCTCCGGTTCCTCACCGCGGAAAACGGAATGAAAGCAGTTACCTGCCCCTGATTGCCGAAAAGATTGCCGCCATCAAAAAAGTGTCGGCCGATGAAGTGGCTGCCATCACCACTTCCAATGCAAAACATCTCTTTATGTATTGA